The sequence below is a genomic window from Lycium ferocissimum isolate CSIRO_LF1 chromosome 9, AGI_CSIRO_Lferr_CH_V1, whole genome shotgun sequence.
CAGTAGAAGCTGCAAGATAGAAGAACAGAACAGTCATGAGAGCTTGATAAGTTCCGAGGACGATTCCAGTGGCAAAGATCTCGTTGAGCTTCCACGAGTCGGGCAAAGGAGATGGCTTGACCCTGTCCTTAGATATAGTCATGATGGTTCCATCATTGAGGATGGCAATGATGAGGACCATGAAAGGCGGGAAGTCGAATTCCCAAATAAGAGCAATGAGCATGAAACCCATAACGACACGGATCGTGATTGAGACTGCATAAATAGTATAGTTCTTCATCCTTTGGAAAATGGCTCTGCTTGTCAACACAGCACTTATAATGACACCGAGACCTGGTTCGGTCAAAACGATATCAGATGCACCCCGAGCTGCATCTGTTGCATCAGCAACTGCAATACCAATGTCTGCCTTCTTCAGTGCTGGTGCATCATTCACACCATCTCCAGTCATACCACAAATGTGCTTTCTTTCTTGCAACTTCTTCACAATCTCATACTTGTGTTCTtcaaaaacaaatcaaatataTCCTTGTGTTAGTCCTAGTTCTAATAGTTTCTTGACTGAACGTGTTACGAAGGAAATAAAGATTTCTAAACGTGCCATGACAGTGTTGAAGGTTGAGACTATAACATCATGTCATTAAGGGTAATATAGAAAGTTTAAAGTGTTTCTAATATAGAAAGGTCTGATTTTTTCTCGGAACAAACTAAAAGCCAGAGAGTTTCACAtttcacataaaatgaaacagaAGGTACTACAATCAGACCTCTCTATAGCAACATCTCACTATAACGGCCAAGTTCTTCTTTTGGAACCAATTTTTCATGTtgtgttatattatatgttctctataatagcattttgatatatatgctaaaaaaatataaacGACAGAAGGTATATGTTCATTATAATAGAAGGTACTACTGTCAGACCTCTGTATAATAGTTGTCCTCTATAATActaacatttcactataacatcCAAGTTTTTTTGGAACTgattttttcatgttatattatattatatgttctctgTAATAACATTTCAATATAGCAACTAAAACTTATAAACGGCGCTTTAAATATTTTACCTGGGAAGACTCCTGCAAAGCCATCAGCCTGTTCAATGAGCTCCTCAATAGGAATTTGCGCAATGGTCTCATCCTTGTGGTCACCAAGAAGAGCTGAAGATGGATACATGTTGGTTCCCATACCGAGCCTACGACCAGTTTCCTTACCGATAGCAAGTTGGTCACCGGTGATCATCTTAACATTAACACCAAGCTCGAGAGCCTTGCGAATTGTCTCTGCACTGTCGTGCCTTGGTGGATCAAATAGAGGTAAAAGCCCCACGAATTCCCAAGGCGAACCAGCACTTTCCTTGTCTTTCTCTGGCACAGTCTGCATAAAAATTATCATACATAGGGATACCTTGCACTAACTCAAACAAAGTTATCAAACATTATGTTTGCTTTACCTGTCTTGCAACACCCAAAGAACGAAGACCACGATTGGCAAAGTTGTCGATGATATCATGAGCTTTCTTTAAGACATCTCCCCTAAGCTCACAAAGCTCAATAATCTAGCAAAAGATTCTGCTAGATTAGACACTAAATGTTGAAATTAAGTAtatgaaattgaaggataaaaGAGATATCTTACTTGCTCGGGAGCACCTTTGCTAGCCCTGTGCCAGTTTCCACCGTCATCGATATAGGTGATTGCAGTGCGCTTATCAACCGGATTGAATGGAAAGAAATGAACCTCTTCGATGCCTGCTCTTGCCTGCAATATCAAAAGTACTTAAGGTCATCTaatatcactactaaaaaactggaATTAGCGATGGACAAATTCTGTCACTAAATAGCAAAAGCCGtcgctaatcctatttagcgaTAGATTATCATAAAAGTATGTTAGCTAAGAGTTATTTGGCGGCAGATCGGTGACGAAGTTCATAGCTAATTCCAGTTTTCTTTAGTGAATTTACCTATAGAGAATAAATCTTGTTCTAATGAGAAAACATAACAAACGAAATAAAAGAATTACTATTATTTCACATTACCTGTTTGGGATCACCCAAATTGTTAACAATACAAGCATCAATAGCATCCTGGTTTTCTACCCTGGAAGCTCTAGCAGCAAGTAACATAAGGGTATCCTTGTCTACATTCTTAGGGAATACCTACAACCACGAAGAAAAGTTGTTATGTTACGATAGGAATTTTCATAACAAAAAAGGGTATTATTTTTGTCTTGATTACGAACCTCAATCAAGTTTTTGTCAACAGTAAGCTTGTTAAGCGTGAGGGTACCGGTCTTGTCACTGCAGAGGACATCCATACCAGCCATTTCCTCGATAGCAGTCATCCTCTTAGTGATAGCACCTTGTTGGGACAACCGATGAGATCCAATAGCCATGGTAACAGACAAGACTGTTGGCATGGCAATTGGGATACCTCCAATAAGCAACACCAACAAATTGTCAATTCCATCTCTATATTTTCGCTTTTGAATCGGCCACATCACCACAATCTCAATCACTATTCCCACAAGAATTGAGCAGATACAAAAGTTTCCAATAGCAGTCAACACCTGATCATTCATATAACCACAACAAACTTTAGAAATAATAACAAGATTCATTCTTCTTTGCATATGCTATTTTGGAACAAATCTTTAACTTTTAGATATACaatcagacctctctataataaCCATCCTCtataacatttcactataacaaccaTGTTATTATATGTATCGGAACAACAACCTTGCTATATAGAGGTTTGCCTGTAGTACTTATCAAGATCCATTACGTGTCCAAGGACTTATGTTCTTCTTtcaatatatgttattttggaACAAATCTTTTTAGTTCTTAAGAAGAAACAGTTCGAGAAAAATGAAACTCAGATCCCAAATCTTAGTGTATTCAAAATAAAAGTTTAACTTAAATCGTAGAAAAGTCagtcactatttttttttttcaccttttgGAAATGACCAACTTGGTTTGTGCTATCAACAAGATGTGCAGCCTTTCCAAAGAAAGTATGAACACCAGTAGCAATGACAACAGCCTCGATTTCGCCTTGCTTGACAGTGGAACCAGAGAAAACTTGATCACCGGGTTGTTTTGTGACCGGTAAGGACTCACCGGTAAGTGCAGCCTGATCAATCTTGAGGGGATCACCCTCAAGAAGACGAGCATCGGCTGGGACAATGTCACCCAGCTTAACACTAACCAGATCACCTGGTACCAGGAGTGAAGCTTCCTCCTCAGACCATTTTCCATCTCTCAATACCTGAAAACCACATTCTCAAGATTATCATCCATTTCTAGAGAAATAATTGTTTGAAAGAATGTGAATAACAACTtaaaagcgaaaaaaaaaaaaatctctcattGGTTAAAGACAACTTTTTCCTCCACTTTATAAAAAAGTCGTACGTTAACGGTTTGGCTCCCCAGCGCGCTGCTCTTAGTTTATAATAGAAGAGTGAATTGAATCCTCAGGGTACATACCACTATTGAAAAAGTATACTAAGGACAATGTCCAAAACACGCCTCAAGATTCAACTTTTATTGTGATTCTCCAACAATAATAAACCAAAAAACATGAATGGTACTTATAGGGGTACCATTCATGATCGTCCATTTCACATGGAGAAATAATCACCAAAATCCAGAGGGGTGTTGAATTGTGTGAGCATCTCATTTAAAATTGTGGACCTGATTCATTTTTTTATGGACCAAGAATGCCCGATACTATGTTAAAGTATATAACTATCTCATgtaaaagcttaagttgttaGAAAGAGCACAATAATTATAGGGGTACCTTAGTTTTGGGAGCAAGATTAGCCATAAGGGCAGCAGCAGCATTTCCAGCATTGTTCTCTTCAATGAAACTGATAGTAGAGTTGATAATAAGCAAGACCATAATACCTACAAAGTCTGGCCAATCCGGTGGCTTGCCCTGCATTTTTCGAAGATTTCACCTTGGATTAATTTGTTTTACTTGATCATAAACATGAACAAAGAGAgggattaagggtgtgtttggtatgacgaaaGCCATTTTCTAGTTTTTTCCGGGAGAtgacttattttcttgaaataatCTTgctgaaaaacattttccaatgTATGATTGGAGAACAGAAAAAACTACAATATTAGCAAATCGGGTAGAGTGATATGTAGTATAAAAAATTGGCAATAACGTCTAAGGGACGGTTAATGCAATGATATGAAGTTAAGAGTTGATATAGTTGtaaaggaaaatgacttcctcCCACAAGTGACTGAAGTCATTTTACCCCTTTTGGTCGAAAATATTCTCTGACGACCAAACAGCTGCAAagacttattttcttaaaaaacattttccaaaaaatactTTCGGGTATATTTGGAATCTTTTATTACCCCTCCATTTGCTAGAACAATGGACATGATAGCAGCAGCTTCCATGACCCATGAGAGAGGATTCCACATAAACCCCAAGAACTTAAGGACCTTGTTCTcctgtaataataataaacatCAACACAAATTTTTAGTGTTTATTCATGTTCTTTTTCTAAATAGAAACtagtaaaataaattaaaaaatcacctttttctcttcaagttTGTTGGGGCCAAAAATTTGAAGCCTGTTTTGGCCTTCTGCATTTGTCAAACCCTCTTTGCTGCATTTTAGTATCTGGAAGACTTCTTCCACCGGAATGTTTTCCTGCAATATCATTTTCAACTATTAAGATCACAagaaaaaattacattttttttttgtcatttttatttcttatcttgCATAATACATCACTAATTTCAACCAAATTAAgaccaaaaaaataatcatatcCTATATTCAGTGTTTTAACATTTTGTTCCTGTCATCAAAGAATTAGTTGCATGCATAATTTGGTCTCCACGATATATACTAGAGGTGCACCCATGATCTAAAGTTAGTAAGTTCATAATGAGTGTGATTTATACATATAATTCCTAAATTCTTTCTGTATATGTTCAATTAAATCCACACAACACGTCATAATAATTGTTTGCCAATGACCACATGCAATCAGTGGCACAGGGAGGATTTTCATCAATAGGGTTCATCATTTtctacatatacatagaaaattgaccttatatatatagtatgatTTTccaggagaaaaaaaaaaaaggtacgaATGAAACCCTTTCTGCCCCTGCACGCAATGCATTATGTAATCAACAGATTTAACGAATCCATCAATCATTTTTACACAAGTATTGATATATATCTACACGATAGTTACTAAAATCTCAACAAATATTATAATTTGATCTCATGGaatcaaatttaaattctgaatccggCCTACCATGAGACGGAGGAGAGGAGAGCGGAGAATATACTTACAAGATCAACTGTCTCATTCTTAAGCTCTTCTAAGGATAAATTAGACGCCATGATGATTATACACTAGAAAAAGAGGGACTTAAGAGAGAAACCAATAATAAAAAGTGAGTTTTCAAcaaggaagaagaaggaagaatgAAGAGAAGATCAAATTTGTTGTGTTAATATTAATATCACTCTCTATCTTCTCCCTCATCTATGCTCACTTTCTTGAAAACAACACAAATTAATCCTCTTTTTCACTCCCTCTTTTGAAATCAGCCCATATAATTATATGTTAACACTTACtattaattttgaaattaaattagagGGGCAGGCTTGCTACTTTTTTGTGATCCCTCAAACACCCGTTTATAACTAAACACCTTAGGTTAACTTTGAGATAAACCTATAAAAAAGGAGAAACCATGAGAATTGCGACACATTCTCTTCATTCTATAAATGTCCGAATGTTTTGTTTTGCTTAACCTAAAAAGATGCAAAACCATACAATATTTAgatctcttctttccttttttttctccgaTCCTGTTGAATATCtttacaaattttgttttttcgTCATTGTGTATCCTACCATAGTGTCTATAGttttgtttcaaatatttttttgttataacaCATAGATAGACACTTTAACTTGACATCGACAGGCACATAAACACCCTAACTTTGAGAATGCATGCACATCTAAACACCTCAACTTGATTTAAGTTGGCCCTTATAAATACCCCAACTTTGAGAATGcacatctagacacctcaacttgATTTAAGTTGGTCCTCGTAAACACCccaactttaaaaattaatgCACACTAGACACGGCTAAATTTAAGTTGTCTAGATGTGATTTTCAAAGTTGGGGTGTTTACGGGGTCATCTTAAACCAAGTTGAGATGTCTAGATGTACATTTTTAAAGTTGGGGGTGGTTACTTGTCAGTTGAGGCCAAGTTAAGGTGTTTATCTAGGTATTATgcctattatttttctttcatattaAGTGATTTCTCTTTTTAAGTGATCACACTATTAAATAAACTATTATTCTAAAATTAACTAATCTTATCTAGAAGCATGagaaaacacatcatatacttcaATTTTTATAGGAGATCTAGTAGTATATTATTCATGTCTTCTTATCCGTAGTTACATCTATCCGATAGAATTGCAGGAATCGTAGAAATAGAAATAGAGTAATGAAATAGTCTTTATTATACTTTTGCTGACTCTTGTCTATACAAcgttttctcttttaatttgtttaGGAAAAAATTAACTAAGTAGCAAAGTGTTGGCGAAGTGGATAAAATTGCCAAATATTCGTCTAATTCACTCAGCTAAAAATAGATTGAATAATGATGTACCAAACTGGATCAAATATGAATCAATCCatgttacaacaacaacataccgaGTGTAGTCTATAAGTGAGATCTGGGCAGGGTAGCATGTACGTACGGAGACCCTTACCCTACACTTTTGTGGGATAGAGAGGTTGctttcgatagaccctcggctcgaaagagaagaaaaaaactcTTAGATGCATCTGCTGGGAGAAATTATTCATTCAATAAAGATTTGAAAGAAATTCATTCATCAAGACGTTTTGATAATAGGTTGTGCTTGAGAAAATGATTCATTCAATAAAGAAGCAcagccatatttttaacaaaaaagcTCTTGAgtgatattattttctttaccAAATTACCACTCGTCCGAgtccaataatttttttataaatttgaatTCTGGTCTCCCTTGATTTTCACCCACTTCATGGATCATTAGACTACACCTTTTCATATTGATAGGACTTTTGACTCGAGAATATATGTTAGtttattttaagtattttttcatatgttttgttAAGTGATTTGTTTTGTGAAGTGACAAGTATTTTAATACACTTTTGTTCTAAAATTTGTTCTTATTCTAGAATCTTTATATTCACCTCTTGTTATCTGCAGATACATCAATCCAGATAGAGTACCTTACAGGACTAGTGCACTATTTATTAACACCATGGAAACTCATGTTTTGATAATTTCTTTCAAATCTATTGTATTGCTAGTTAAGTTTTACTAATTAATAATAacaagatatttttattttcttcatctcCAATTAAAGTATTAgaaataaataaactaaaaatacaCTAATCATTCCTTCGCCGGtccaaaaaaaaacatgcaaCTACCATCATGCCAGTTAAGTTACATGTTAATTCCATTATTATTTCTTTCCTATTGCGAAGAAATAGAATAATTAGGAATGAAGCTTGAAATACTCATTGATCAAATAATAAAGTAATTGAATAGTCTTATGATTCTTGTGTCGACTCTATTCAATACAACTTGTTCTctattttttaaggaaaataaaataacaaagtaGCAAAGTGTTGGTAAAGTGGATAAATTTGTCAAGTATCCGTGTAATTCGCATAGTTTGGATCATTTTATTTGAACTGAACCAGTATATGGATAAGTTCATATTATCCGCAAGACTAGGTTGTGATTCTAAAATCCGGAAAATGAGTCTCTGACTAAGTTCAACATCTCCTAACAATGACAATGTTCAAGAAGCAAGCATAGTATGGATATCTATATTATCCGTCTctcaacccattttctatccatgctaaatatgaacggGTTATGACCATTAGCTTGGGAGTGAAAATGGGAAAATAAAAACCGACTTCTAacaaattgctcactttttcgGCTCTTGAGGCTAGTTGCTTTGAGGGGGGTTCAAAGAAAACCAACAAACTTCATCAAACTAATTCCAAAGAATCGGGAGGGCTTCGTATCTGTCAACTCGAACAAAGCAATTGTTTTCTCTCCATGACCTCTCTTAGAGACAGGAGATCCATATGCCAAATTGGATATGTAATTAGTGAAATAATTATTGGAGACCAGACTAATCTTCCCAAAGAGCTCACATCGACGAAAAGATCTAACACGTCAAAATAATCTAATTGTAAAAAAGGAATTGAATAGTGCTTTGATTTGATTTCTAATTGTAAAAAAGGAATTGAATAGTGCTTTGATTTGATTTGAGTTATTTCGCATTGGGAAGAAAAACGACTAAACTTAATTTGGTTTAGTTTTAACTAGAAACATTAAACCGAAATCAAAACAAACAGACATTATATGTGTAGTATTTGTAAATAATTAGTAAACTTTATCATAATCTCTGTTCAAaacatgttatttcatgtttgGACTTGCAATAGTAAACTGTGTTCGTTTTCATCATCTCTTATTAAAGAGTTCTCATCTGTTTACTGCTCATTAGTCACGTCCAGGCCGAAAGAACCATATGACTGATATGAGTAATGGACGATATTGTTTTATGGCTATCTTTATTCTGAGGAATTTCAGAATATTTAGACCTAACTGATTTCACAAACTTAATATTGACTAACCAAATCATAGCTCATGTAGAAGCCTAGGCAACATGGCagaaaaataacatttttaaaaaacttcGTACTGGAAAGAAAAGTCGATCATGACAACCCTTTAGAAATTCAGATGTCAGCACAATCTAATGTACCACTCCTTGCCTCAAAACTCTTCCAATGTAAAGAAAATAGAGAATGAGGGGTATATTCTAAACTATACAAAAAGATAGCATCCTCTTATAATGTACAGACAAATGCATACATCAACTGCTAATAGAATACAGTTGAAAACTCCTCTAGCCGGCTAGCCCTCACAAACGATGAGAGCTCATCCTCACCCTGGCCTAACCTTGGGTAGTCTCTATCAAGAATATAGTTGTAAATGTGCAGTCCATGTTTATGAATAATTGCTGTAAACAAATTTACTCAACATGCACATGCACATGCCACAGACCACTAAAGTGCAGTAATCAGTGTTCCAATAATTCCAGATCAACAATCTTAACAAAACAAGCTTTTAGTCAGATACTTTAGGAATCAGAAATTCCCAAGTTAAGTTTCTGGTGAAATACACTTCGATGCCACTGAAATGGACAGTACCTAATATACCGGAAAGTTAAATCAATCATCCACAAAATACGTGCTAGGTACCAGGGATGTGTCACATAGGCGAGGTTAAAAAGCCCAGTATGACACGGTAGCCGATGAAGGGACAGCCTCAGTACGGAAATAAAAGGCCAAAGGATAAAAGGTTACCTAAGCAATCTGGCCCTCGATAACAAGCTGACGCCACAACATCAGAGATAGGCCAGTATTGGCAAGAATACGGTCCCTACTATGACACGATAGCCAGAAAAGAAGCTTTCATTGGCTATTTCCAAGTATAACTCACTCACTTCTTAGGAGGAAACATATTCTCTAAATAGAAGTAACTAGAGCATAAAACATATACAATGTTTTGTTCTTTCATTTGTGTTTCCTCTTAAGAAGTGAGACAGTTAATCCTTGGTGACAACTCATTTTTTTAACAAGCTGTTGCATCAATAGTTGACAAGCTCCAACGTCAACCACCTGCCCCCGCCCCCAAGACACTTTACTTTCCCCTGCATATCGCGTGAGGTGTGTAAAAGCAAGTTAGTGCTCTGAGGTGTGTAAAAGCAAGTTAGTACTACTAGAagcctctctttttctctatgTATAAACACCTAGCCTTGTCTTGTCCCAGAACTCCTTTTGAGCAGACTCTACATTTCTCCAAGttgtcttctccttttcttacCTTGTCCCCAAGAAGTGATAGAGCAAATTTGTTCCACAAACTACCTTTAGGCTTCAAATTTGGCTACCACTATACTGATAAGTTCAGCCCTCTCAATGTATACCACAATGCAACTCAAACCATGGTTGAACTTAAAGTGAATCTAATTAAGATCCACCAGAAACTATCTAGAACTTCTCCCTTGCATTTCTTCGCCATTGAGTTCATCATTATATCTCCTTGatgattttttcctttattttcatgTCTTGTCAATCGTGCTTTCCTTCTATATAGAAATGTTCTTAAAAAATCCTAGGCAAATTCAGTGTTAAGCCAAGTACAGAGGAAAAATTTACTTCTAAACAGAACATCTAATTTCACAAACAGATTACTCAATGCATTGACATAAACCAACAAATACTACTGTCAGTTGGCTGGATCGAATTAAACGGAATAACATCTCAATATATAAACTTTGCTGAAATCAAACCACAATCTGTTTTCTCACAGAATAAGCTCCTATCGAACTggaaaaaagaaacataatCCGAGAAGTTTTTCCATACAAAACTTGAATAAAACATGAGTCTTCCACCTTAAAACCCTAGCTTGGTTCTACGCCAGTGCCTGCGCTTAGCATTGTACCTAAaacacaattaaaaaaaaacttcattAGCCCAATCAACATAATAGAAGCAAATAAAATCACGAAAAAGACAAATAAAACTAGGGATCTTTACAAATATATGCAACCCAACATAATATATTACACCTACATACCCAATTTTTTAGTTTAAATTCATATAATCAATTATTATTTTCGCAGCAGTGCTTATACACAcggtatacaacattatacaaacATTATAGGAcattaagagcctgtttggatgggcttaaaaaaaaaccttataAGTATTTTCAAATAAGCCGTTTATAATAGTAAGCCAAACGAATTaatttttgggcttattttaaggaaaaatggCTTTAAGACcagtcaaacactcaaaaaaactaaaaactgcTTATAGGAAAAATTCGCAAATTGCCCTGAGCTAAATTTTGCCGGATAAATATTCCCTTATCAAAAATAGACATAgcaggcaagtttaaatttcccatataattaccaaagttatgccggaccgatacttatttatcaaaaatatacagctttctttgataattcattcaaaagtttatgccggatccttcataaaagtttgcccattaaaagtatgcccccaccggcatatttgtgaaggaattacaatattatacaacattatacctgTAAGGGAAAAGCAAAGTTATACATAAAGTTTGCCATATCAACCATTGTTATCAAAGGTGCATACTTATGTgaataaaaggtgtttatacacaaaaatgtgTAATTCTTAACAAGTGTATGTTGTTGGCGGCAACAAATTTAAACTCAAATTATAggcttttaaaatttaaattgcGTGGAGTTCGAAATATgggtgttaaaaaaaaatttaaacatttcaaattttaaagacCACATAATTtgtataagcaacttataagccaatccaaacgggctctaaacaATGTAAGCACCTTGTATAAAAGAGTATAAGAAGCGTTTAAGGAAAATCTACAAAAAAAAACTGAGCTAAACCGGATAAATATTCTTATCAAAAATAGACATAGAGCGTTTTTTCCCATATAATAAtaggaaattttcaaaaatatacagcttTCGAAAATTGTTACACCACatagcccaatatacaatattatacaacattatacctgTGGgaaaagcattataca
It includes:
- the LOC132030769 gene encoding ATPase 9, plasma membrane-type-like, producing the protein MASNLSLEELKNETVDLENIPVEEVFQILKCSKEGLTNAEGQNRLQIFGPNKLEEKKENKVLKFLGFMWNPLSWVMEAAAIMSIVLANGGGKPPDWPDFVGIMVLLIINSTISFIEENNAGNAAAALMANLAPKTKVLRDGKWSEEEASLLVPGDLVSVKLGDIVPADARLLEGDPLKIDQAALTGESLPVTKQPGDQVFSGSTVKQGEIEAVVIATGVHTFFGKAAHLVDSTNQVGHFQKVLTAIGNFCICSILVGIVIEIVVMWPIQKRKYRDGIDNLLVLLIGGIPIAMPTVLSVTMAIGSHRLSQQGAITKRMTAIEEMAGMDVLCSDKTGTLTLNKLTVDKNLIEVFPKNVDKDTLMLLAARASRVENQDAIDACIVNNLGDPKQARAGIEEVHFFPFNPVDKRTAITYIDDGGNWHRASKGAPEQIIELCELRGDVLKKAHDIIDNFANRGLRSLGVARQTVPEKDKESAGSPWEFVGLLPLFDPPRHDSAETIRKALELGVNVKMITGDQLAIGKETGRRLGMGTNMYPSSALLGDHKDETIAQIPIEELIEQADGFAGVFPEHKYEIVKKLQERKHICGMTGDGVNDAPALKKADIGIAVADATDAARGASDIVLTEPGLGVIISAVLTSRAIFQRMKNYTIYAVSITIRVVMGFMLIALIWEFDFPPFMVLIIAILNDGTIMTISKDRVKPSPLPDSWKLNEIFATGIVLGTYQALMTVLFFYLAASTDFFTDKFGVKSIRGNHYELTAAIYLQVSIISQALIFVTRSRSWSFMERPGIWLVIAFFLAQFVATLITVYAHWDFARINGIGWGWAAIIWVYTIITYIPLDILKFISRYALSGEAWESMIQNKTAFTTKKDYGKGEREAQWAVAQRTLHGLQTAESNGLFHDKNYRELNEIAEQAKRRAEVAKITHEP